CAGATGCGGTCGGAGATCAAGGCGCTGCAGCGGCGCACCAACATCACGACGATCTTCGTCACGCACGACCAGTCGGAAGCGCTGGCGATCTCGGACCAGATCGCGGTCATGCACGGCGGCAAGCTGATCGAGGTGGGCTCGCCCTATCAGCTCTATACGCGCCCGAAGAGGAAGTTCACCGCGACCTTCCTCGGTCTCACCAATCTGATCGAGGGGAAGGTCGTCGAGGTCGACGGCGACTCGACGCCGGGGAAGATGGAGACCAAAAAGGGGCTCCTGAGCTTTGTTCCCACGACCACCCTCAAGCGCGACCAGGCCGCGGTCATTTCGATCCGACCGGAGAACATTCCTCTCTACAAGGAAAAGCCGCAAAATCTGGAGAACGTCCTCGAGGGCACCGTCAAGGAAGCGGTTTTCATGGGGGACGCCTATCAGTGCAAGGTGGCGGTGGGTGACGACATCCTCGCGGTTCACACGCATCCCTTCAATGCCGTAAGCCCGGGAGACAAGGTCTACCTCCACCTCGATCCAAAGAGCTGCAACGGTCTGCCGGCCGACGACACCGAAGGGGTTGATGAGTCGATGTTGGGGAACTAGAATACCGGCAGCCGACGTGCCGGGCTGAAAGGAGATCGAAACTGATGACCGCACTGGAAGCGAGGAAGCTCGCCGAGGAGGAGATCAAGGCCGGAAAGACGCCCAAGTACAAGGACCTGCGCGACTGGCTGGAGATCGTCGACAGCTTCGGCGAGCTGAAGAAGATCGACGGGGTCGACTGGAACCTGGAGATGGGGACGCTCTCGGAGCTGATCGCGCGCGAGAGCAAGGGGCCGGTGCCTGCGGTCCTGTTCGACAACATCAAGGACTATCCAAAAGGATACCGGACGCTGTTCGCGCAAAACGCTTCCTTCAAGCGGATGGCGCTGAACCTGGGGCTGCCCCTGGACCTCACGAGCCTGGACCTCGTGCGGGCGTTGCGCCAGAAGCTGGCGAATCACCAGCCGATTCCGGCGAAAAAAGTGACCAAGGGCCCGGTCCTCGAAAACGTCATGTCGGGCGACGACGTCAACCTGCTGAAGTTCCCCGTGCCGTTCATCCACGAGCTGGACGGCGGGCGCTTCATCGGGACCGCGTGCCTCGTGATCACGCGCGACCCGGACGAGGGCTGGGTGAACTTCGGCGCCTATCGCGGGATGGTGCAGGACGAAAAGACCATGAGCTGCTACATCTCGCCCGGCAAGCACGGCAGCATCCAGCGTGCCAAGTACTTCGAACGCGGCCAGCCGTGCCCGGTGATCATCTCGGTCGGCCAGGATCCGGTGCTGTTCATGGTTTCGGGTAACGAGATCGACTACGGCGTATCGGAGTTCGACTACGCCGGCGGCTTGAAGGGAGAGCCGATCGAGGTCATCGAAGGCAGGGCGACGGGGCTGCCGTTCCCGGCGCACGCGGAGATCGTGATCGAAGGCTTCATGGACCCCAACGATCGCCGAACCGAAGGCCCGTTCGGCGAATGGACCGGTTATTACGCCAGCTCGAGCCGGCCCGAGCCCGTGGTGCGGGTGCAGAACATCTACTACCGCAACGACCCGATCCTCACCTGCGCCCGGCCGGGGCGGCCGCCCTCCGACTACTCGCTCGCCAAATGCATGGTAAAGTCGGCGCTGATCTGGGACCAGGTGGAGAAGGCCGGCGTTCCCGACGTCAAGGGCGTGTGGTGCCACGAGGCCGGCGGCGGCCGGTTGTTCAACGTGATCTCGATCAAGCAGCGCTATCCCGGCCACGCTCGCCAGGCGATGCTGGCCGCCTCTCAGGTGCACGCCGGCGCCTACCTCGGGCGCTACGTGATCGTGGTCGACGACGACATCG
The sequence above is a segment of the Candidatus Zixiibacteriota bacterium genome. Coding sequences within it:
- a CDS encoding ABC transporter ATP-binding protein — protein: MADKQDMVQIEALEKYFGEDKERVHVLKGVTLHVPEGSLYTFLGPSGCGKTTTLRCVAGLERPDGGRISIGGQTVFAAGERVYVPTNKRPIGMVFQSYAIWPHMTVAENVAYPLTIQRRPKDEIKRRVSEVLRIVGLDGLEDRPAPKLSGGQQQRVAFARALVNEPKVMLLDEPLSNLDAKLRVQMRSEIKALQRRTNITTIFVTHDQSEALAISDQIAVMHGGKLIEVGSPYQLYTRPKRKFTATFLGLTNLIEGKVVEVDGDSTPGKMETKKGLLSFVPTTTLKRDQAAVISIRPENIPLYKEKPQNLENVLEGTVKEAVFMGDAYQCKVAVGDDILAVHTHPFNAVSPGDKVYLHLDPKSCNGLPADDTEGVDESMLGN
- a CDS encoding UbiD family decarboxylase, yielding MTALEARKLAEEEIKAGKTPKYKDLRDWLEIVDSFGELKKIDGVDWNLEMGTLSELIARESKGPVPAVLFDNIKDYPKGYRTLFAQNASFKRMALNLGLPLDLTSLDLVRALRQKLANHQPIPAKKVTKGPVLENVMSGDDVNLLKFPVPFIHELDGGRFIGTACLVITRDPDEGWVNFGAYRGMVQDEKTMSCYISPGKHGSIQRAKYFERGQPCPVIISVGQDPVLFMVSGNEIDYGVSEFDYAGGLKGEPIEVIEGRATGLPFPAHAEIVIEGFMDPNDRRTEGPFGEWTGYYASSSRPEPVVRVQNIYYRNDPILTCARPGRPPSDYSLAKCMVKSALIWDQVEKAGVPDVKGVWCHEAGGGRLFNVISIKQRYPGHARQAMLAASQVHAGAYLGRYVIVVDDDIDPTNTFDVIWALASRSDPVESIEILRRCWSGPLDPRIQPGKKGFNSRAVIDACRPFEWIKDFPPVAESSPELKEKVRAKWKKVIEG